In the Sebastes fasciatus isolate fSebFas1 chromosome 20, fSebFas1.pri, whole genome shotgun sequence genome, one interval contains:
- the LOC141758437 gene encoding protein Tob1-like, with protein MQLEIQVALNFIISYLYNKLPRRRVNIFGEELERQLKKKYEGHWYPDKPYKGSGFRCIHVGEKVDPVVEQAAKESGLDIEDVRNNLPQDLSVWIDPFEVSYQIGEKGPVKVLYVDDNNENGSELDKEIKNSFNPEAQVFMPISDPVGASSESSSPSPPFGQSAAVSPSFMPRSAQPLTFTTATFAATKFGSTKMKSSGRGNNANSGSSSKVARTSPTNNLGLNVNTLLKQKAISTSMHSLYGLGLGQQQQQQQKASALSPNAKEFVFPSLQGQASPGAVFPGEGSLGLGPMQYNNAFDVFAAYGSLNDKSLMDGLNFSLSNMQYSNQQFQPVMAN; from the coding sequence ATGCAGCTTGAAATTCAAGTAGCACTCAACTTTATTATTTCCTATTTATACAACAAACTCCCTCGACGACGCGTGAACATCTTCGGCGAGGAGCTCGAGAGGCAGCTGAAAAAGAAATATGAAGGCCACTGGTATCCGGATAAGCCATACAAAGGATCAGGGTTCAGGTGCATCCATGTAGGGGAGAAGGTGGACCCCGTGGTGGAGCAGGCAGCCAAAGAGAGCGGGCTGGACATCGAAGACGTCCGGAATAATCTCCCTCAGGACCTTAGCGTGTGGATCGACCCGTTTGAGGTTTCCTACCAGATCGGGGAGAAGGGACCGGTCAAGGTGCTATATGTGGATGATAACAATGAGAACGGGTCGGAGCTGGACAAGGAGATAAAGAACAGCTTTAATCCTGAGGCCCAGGTCTTCATGCCAATCAGCGACCCCGTCGGGGCTTCCTCAGAGTCCagctccccctcccctcctttcGGGCAGTCCGCTGCCGTGAGCCCCTCCTTCATGCCACGCTCCGCCCAGCCCTTAACCTTCACCACCGCCACCTTCGCTGCCACCAAATTTGGCTCCACTAAAATGAAGAGCAGCGGCCGTGGCAACAACGCcaacagcggcagcagcagcaaggtgGCCCGCACCTCCCCTACCAATAACTTGGGTCTGAATGTCAACACCCTATTGAAGCAAAAAGCCATCTCCACCTCCATGCACTCACTGTACGGGCTAGGCCtgggtcagcagcagcagcagcagcagaaggccTCTGCTCTCTCCCCTAACGCCAAGGAGTTTGTGTTCCCCAGCCTCCAGGGCCAGGCCAGCCCTGGAGCCGTGTTCCCCGGGGAGGGCTCCCTGGGCCTCGGCCCCATGCAGTACAACAATGCCTTTGACGTGTTCGCGGCCTACGGAAGCCTCAACGACAAGTCCCTTATGGATGGCCTCAACTTCAGTCTGAGCAACATGCAGTATTCTAACCAGCAATTCCAGCCAGTCATGGCTAACTAA